Below is a genomic region from Indicator indicator isolate 239-I01 chromosome 2, UM_Iind_1.1, whole genome shotgun sequence.
ccccccccccccccccgccccccccccccccccccccccccccccccccccccccccccccccccccccccccccccccccgcccccccccccccccccccccccccccccccgccccccccccccccccccccccccccccccccccccccccccccccccccccccccccccccccccccccccccccccccccccccccccccccccccccccccccccccccccccccccccgccccccccccccccccccccccccccccccccccccccccccccccccccccccccccccccccccccccccccgcccccccccccccccccccccccccccccccccccccccccccccccccccccccccccccccccccccccccccccccccccccccccccccccccccccccccccccccccccccccccccccccccccccccccccccccccccccccccccccccccgccccccccccccccccccccccccccccccccccccccccccgcccccccccccccccccccccccccccccccccccccccccccccccccccccccgcccccccccccccccccccccccccccccccccccccccccccccccccccccccccccccccccccccccccccccccccccccccccccccccccccccccccccccccccccccccccccccccccccccccccccccccccccccccccccccccccccccccgccccccccccccccccccccccccccccccccccccccccccccccccccgccccccccccccccccccccccccccccccccccccccccccccccccccccccccccccgccacaCAACGACTGCCTGGCGAGCAGCCCCGGAGTGGTACAACAGCGGTACTGGCACCAATGGCACCTACGGCACTAATTTTATGACACGGGGTGCAGTTGGGGTGCAGCGGGCAGAGCAGCCTTCGTTGCCCTTCCCTCAGGCGGGCTTATGTGCGGCTCTGCTCGGCGGTAGAAACGCGAGTGAAACAGGAGTCGTTTGATCCAATTTGGAAGCAAAATACTGTCGCTCGGGTCACCTGCATGAGGAGAAtgatggaggagagggaggataTACAAGGAAAAGGGGCTCGAAGCAGGAAAAATTCATACCTGATCAGCCCTTTATTTTGCCACCTTTGGCTTTCGGACACATCCTGTCAAACCAGCCCgtcttttttggttgtttttttggttgggtttttttttttttttttttttttcggctTCGTCTCGTTagcaaaaatcaaaccaaagcgGGCTTATCCTGGGGAACCAGCTTCACCTTTACCGTGCTCAGGGTTCTAGCTAAGGAGCGCATTCACTCTCGCTCGCAGGTGGTTTAAATGTTCACACGGAATTTACATCTTCATATCTAGTCAAAGAAAAATAGTTTGCGTTTCTGCCAGTTCCACGAAAGCCTTCAGAATCCGGGaagttatttgaaaaaaaaaaaaactttttttttttttttggaaacaaaatcagagaaaaCCCTAAAATTTGTCCGACCGAGGAGTCTGCTGAAAATTATAGCAACTGGCTTCTCTGCGTGAAAAACTAAAAGTGTGAAAACTATAAGagattgttggggtttttttcatagtcAAGTCGGGACAAAGATATAtgttagaagaaagaaaaaaaagcgcAAAAGATGCTTTGATAAATTAGTCCCTAAGAGAGCTTATGgttttattcttaaaaaaaaaaaaaaattaagaaaaataataatgtgAGTAATTCGGTTTTCAAAGGTTTGCAAAATTACAAATTAGTTTTTACGGTGAAATTGGTGTGGAAGCAGATGCAGCCACCGGGGTGGAGAATGAGGCAAAATCCATAAAATTATATTGTCGATAAAATATAATTACGAaatataattaattaattaatcgTTTGCCAATGAAGAATCAAACGTGTCCTGGGCCCGGAATAGCTGGGAGCTCTCATAAATACACATATGTTGCATGCATCAGCACAgattcattttcttccagactACCCCAGGTTCGTTTATCCGGGAAGGAAACACATTTCCTTGGGAATCATTTCCAAGAGGCAAAAACCGGCgatcttctctcctcttctgcctctctttcGTCTGCGTCTCTCGCTTCCTCTGCCTTGATatcaaactttaaaaaaaaatcgcccagaaattttttttttttccttatatttttcccctttcccttgttttttttcctctcattttttctttctcctccctctcgcgggcggggtggtttttttttaaattttataaaataaattttttttttttttttttttttttttttttttttttttttttttttttttttttttttttttttttttttttttttttttttttttttttttttttttttttttttttttgtttttttttttcttttatattttttttttttttttttttgtttttttttttttgttttttttttttttttttttttttttttttttttttttttttttttttttttttttttttttttttttttgttttttttttttttttttttttttttttttttttttttttttttttttcccccaaaccaCTGTTAGATATAAAGCGGTCGCTTCAATCGGCTGGGAGCAACACGAAGCGTCTTAAAAGCTCTGCAACTACCTAGTGCGTTTGGTTGCCTTTTGTGGCCTGggaccccctccccacctcccgcCCCGACCCACCACCCGCTCCGCCCTCCCCCCACGctgtgaggagagaggagagctggggaccCCGGGGCGCAGCCGGCGCCCCGCCCGCACCAAACCCGGGGGGCAAACTTAGGGATGGGAgttgcgggggggggggaatttaaGAATgtgtggaggggggggggcgggaaCGGTGGGGGGGGTACGCCCGCTGCAAATGGGTAAAAAACCACCGAGACCCCTCGGCTGGGCAGAGTTCGGGGTCGGGCGGTGTTAGGGGGTTTAGAAAGGGGGGGGCCGTCTCCGCCGGCGGTCGGCCAGGAAGCCAGCGCGACCAAGGGGGCCCAGCGAAGGAGGGCCAGCGGCGCGCGCTCCTGCGCGAGTTAGTTCCCGCCGCGGGGGGCGGCCTCTGATCTTACCCGCGAAATCCCGGGCCCTGCGTTGGGGGCGGTGGTGTCAAACGCTCGCCGCTGGTCGGGGGGGTGCTCTTGGCTTTTTGCTAGCAGATCCAAGCGGTCAGAAGAGAAAACAGCGGGCGCGGGCGGGGGGCGAAGCGGGGAgcggcggggggcgggggggggcgggtgctctgcctttcttttgctctttgctgctgctctttggctgctgcctctgcccagcgCCGATCCCAGCAGATCTCGCGATTGGCGTGCGGGCAGGGGAACGGACGGCgggggcagggggcttgggcgcGATACGGCTTTGCTGCTTGCTCGGCTGTTTGCTTCCGAAGCCTGCTTTCGGGAGGTTGtggtctccttctctctcttctttctccctctgccaGAGAAAGTTTTGATTGGGAGGGGGTTGGATATCTCTTCCTCtcatctcctcctcttttttttccccctctcctttatttttttttttttttttttttttcttttttttttttttttttttttttttctgtctttttttttctttttttttcttttttttttttttttctttttcttttcttttttttttttcttttttttctttttttttttctttctttttttctttttttcttttttttctttctttctttcttttttcttttttttttcttttctttttttcttctttttttttcttccttttctttatttttctttttttcccctttccccccagggctgaggagaagggggttttggttgggttgcgGTTTGTTTTGTATGCCCGGAGGTCTGGTTTTTGCTGCGGCCGCCGGCCGCGGGCGGTTTCGGCGGCCCGCGCGCGGCCGTGGTGACGGGGGGTGCGAGTGGCGGTGCGGGTGCGCGGCGCCGGCTCTTGCCTGCTGTGTCTGCTGCGGGCGTGCGGCAGCGGGCGCCGCCGCCGCTCTGTTTGCGGGGGGCGCAAGCGTGCGTGGCTTGCTGCGTGGGGGGCGGTTGGGCAGGGTGTTTGCGGTTGGAGGGGGCCGGGACGGGCGGCGCGGCAGTTGGCGCCTTGCGGAAGCCGGGGGACGTTTTGCGGCGGTTTGCTCTGCGCGCGGGGGCGgggccagcctgctgctcctgggcccgctcttctgcttttttccGACTATCCCGTGTTGTTTTGGCGTTGCGGGCGGGAGccggttttttttttggtgccgCGCGGCTGCGGCGGTGGCATTTGTGGCCGCCGTTGCGGGGCCGGTTTTGTGCGGGCGGCTGCGCGGGCTTGGTTGCCCGGGGGGCGGTGGGTGTCGGTTTGCGGCCCGTGTTTGCGGGAGGGCGCGGGCCCGGCGGTGCGGTGGCCGGCGGCGTAGCGGGGGGGCGCCGTTGCGCGGGGGCCGTGCGCGCCGAGGTGCGGCGGGGGGCGGTCCGGGCGGCAGGCGCTCTGTTGGCGTTTGCGGTGCGGGGGTCGCCGTTGCGGCGGGACGGCGCGGCGGCGGCCGGTGCGTGCGGGGGTCGGGGGGGTTTTTGCGGGGGTTTTGCGTGTGCGTGGCGATATGGCGTGCGGTTGCGTTGCCTGCGTTGGGTCGAGGGTTGCGGTGGCGCGGCGGCTGCGGCGCGCGTTTGCGCGCCGTTGCTTGCGGGCGGCGCCGTGCGTccgctctctgctctgctgcttgtcctcTGCTTTTCGTTCTGACCTTCTCTTGCGGTGCGGGGCCGCTACTTCTGTCGTGCTCTCACTGGCAATCTTTTTTCTCTGCTCCGGGGACGTCTCATGCATGCAGTGGCTTCCTGTGCTCCTTGTGTCTGCTccgagaataaaaaaaaaacaccaccccaCCGGCGTGGACCCGCCCGCGTTCCCTTTGCTGCTACTGCTTGCTCCGAGAAAAACGCCTCCCTCTCGTCGCGCTCTCACCCGCTTTCGCTCCCCTCGCAGCCACTGCGCAAAGAACGCACCGCATCGCTCCCTAACCACGAACCACAACCAACTCCCCCGAGAAAACACCCCGCTCCACCAAACAAAAGACACGCACGTTGCCGGGCGGGTGGGTCGCCGGGGGCGGCGGGGCCGCGCATCTGCGTTGTTTCGGGGGCTCGCTGCGTTGCGCGGGGCGGGCCGGNNNNNNNNNNNNNNNNNNNNNNNNNNNNNNNNNNNNNNNNNNNNNNNNNNNNNNNNNNNNNNNNNNNNNNNNNNNNNNNNNNNNNNNNNNNNNNNNNNNNGATTTTTGCTCTTGTGGGACAGATACGGTGTGATGATTCTCATTTACTCTTGTCCCTTTCAGTTTGTTCCccatcctttccttccttccttcctctttttcttttctttctttcttttctttctttctttctttctttctttctttctttctttctttctttctttctttctttctttctttctttctttctttctttctttctttctttctttctttctttctttctttctttctttctttctttctttctttctttctttctttctgtctttctttttctttctctctttctttctctctttctctctttctttctttctttctttctttctttctttctttctttctttctttctttctctctttctttctttctttctttctttctttctttctttctttctttctttctttctttctttctttctttctttctttctttctttctttctttcttctttctttctttttctctttctttctctctttctttctttctttctttctttctttctttctttctttctttctttctttctttgtctctttctttctttctttctttctttctttctttctttctttttatttcttttctctttctttctttctttttctctttctttctttctttctttctttctttctttctttctttctttctttttctctttctttctttctttttctctttctttctttctttctttctttctttctttctttctttctttctttttctctttctttctttctttttctctttctttctttctttctttctttctttctttctttctttctttttctctttctttctttctttttctttctttctttctttctttctttctttctttctttctttcctttctttctttctttttctctttctttctttctttttctctttctttctttctttctttctttctttctttctttctttctttctttctttcttctttcttttctttctttctttctttctttctttctttctttctttctttctttctttctttctttctttctttctttctttctttctctttctttctttttctctttctttctttctttctttctttctttctttctttctttctttctttctttctttctttctttctttctttctttctttctttctttctttctttctttctttctttcttctttctttctttctttctttctttctttatttatttctatctttctttctttctttctgtctttctttcttctttaatttctttccttctttctctttccttctttttctcttttttctttcctttctttcttcatcttctttctttctcttcttttcttttctctttctttctttcttcctttcttcctttcttcctatctttctgtctttctttctttctttctttttctctttctttctttctttctttctttctttctttctatctttctttttctttctttctttctttctttctttctttcttctttctttctttctttctttctttctttctttctttctttctttctttcttttctctttctttctttctttctttctttctttctttctttctttctttctttctttctttctttctttctttctttctttctttctttctttctttctttctttctttctttctttctctctcaaaaacaaaaacataaatCATGATTTCAGTGTTTGTTGCTATGGCCAATCTATTTCAAGCAAAGAAGTCATGGCCTGCCTCTTGGGATGATGTTACAAAATACTGAGAAATATTGCAGCATATTACAAAtcttattaaaaattatttgttgGGTATACCACAGAGAAAATGCACAATCCCTGATTTATTTTTAGCTCTTTTGCAAATGGTTTCTACccactcttcttcctttcacatTCAGTCAGCCTGTGTCTTCTGAGATCAGTTAAATCCTAGTTCCCCCCATTTGGTATGACCTGGGGAAGAGGTTGTATAACAAAATCAGTCACCTCTTGTTCCTGACAGATATCCAGGAATATTAAGGTGTCTTTGGTGCCCATCACAGTCAGCCAGTATTTCCTGCTGATAGCTGGCAGTGTGTCTGCATATCCTGGCCAGTGCTAGGTAGCAATTCCAAGTGCAAGTAGAATTGTGATGGAGCTGTTTGGTCTTTGCTTGAGATTTTACAGAtgtcctcttcctttttcttctgtttttcatgAGCCATAATCTTAAAGCTCTGTAGGTCTGATCCCTCTTCAGACTGAGCCCTCTGTTGTTCTTATGTTCTTGACTTATAATaattaattacagaatcacaccattattgaggctggaaaagacctctaagatcatcaagttcagcctaTGACCAAACACCacgacatcagctaaaccatgccaccaagtgccacatccaatctgttcttaaagacctccaatGATGgctactccaccacctccctgggcagtccattccagtgcctaatcagcctttctgtgaggaactaCTTCCTAACACctaacctaaacatcccctggtgcagcttcataccatgccctcttgtcctgtcacaagttgcctgcgaagaagagcctgacccccacctgactacaacttcctttcaggtagttggctgataaggtcccctctaagtttcctcttctccaggctgaacaatcccagccccctcagcctttATTCTTATAGCCTTTCTTGAGGAATGGTTCATGAACAATAGAGTTACAAGTTCCTTCTCACATTTGGGAAGAGATGCTTTTAAAAACCACATCTTCAGGCCTCTGTTCAGGgctctcatttttattttctgaatttcATTCTTTATTCTTCTGCACTATAAGGCAATGACATCACCATCATAACCCACAACACCATCAGGTGAATGATATTTCATGTGTCAAATCGCTGTTTAGATGAAGGTATCTGTTCAGATTGTTTGTGGCTGCGAAAAATGAGAAAGAGACCTTGCCTTAACTACTTCCCTGTTTACTCAGTTCCAGAGTATCTCCATTATAGCTGAAATACACACAGTAGCTAGATCAGAGGTTTCCAGTTCTTCTGGGCAAAGTCAGCACCGAAGTTCTGGGAGCTCCTCATGGGCAGCCACAATTCTGAATACTGAGATTTCAGCTTCAGAGCACAGAATTTTACAGTTGCATATGTGGCCATGGCCTGCCTGTGGTTCACTTGCTATGATCTCACCCAACTTCAGGTTCTGTGTCCCAGTTTTGGAACCCATGGGCTagttcttcacaaaaagaggaactggccagtggaatgtgcaacccagggaggtggtggagtccccgtccctggaggtgttcaaaaaaagattggatgtggcacttggggccatggcttagttgtcaggagatgttaggtattaggtaataggttggacttggtgatctttgaggtcttttccaagctggttgattctgtgattcttattgAGTATATATTACTAAGGACACAAATATCAAGAGGAGGCTCAAAACATACAAAGGTGGATATTGCTTGtcatcccttttccttctccctctattttcctttaatttctgtCTTTGTGTTATGTGAGTTGCATAAAACCTAaattcaggcaaaaaaaaaacccttctctTTGActttttcttgcccttctctacTAGCAGAAACATCTTAAACCTATAGATTAAACAACTCATGTTCATCCCTGatttcatatatatatgtatttccaCAGTGAGTTTGTCAGGCTCAGTTGTGACAATTTATTATTGGTTTTTGTATTCACAGCCCTTTAAATCTGTCTATTAAAGCTGCTTTAAACAGTCTGTTATGGCaaattttggaaagaaaaagttaGTTTTTCTAAGTCCTTTTGACCAAAAACTTCAgtttttgctaaaaaaaaaaaaaaaaaggaactccaaagctttaaaaacacaaagtttttttttggtgaaaataCTTAAGATTTCAATTTAAATTTTTATGGggtttttgaaaaaaaatcaaactgctttagaggggaagaaaagaatatCCATTTTTTTTGCCCAGAAAATTTTAACCCTAATGAAAATGTTTGCATTGGTCTAAAAGCAGGATTTTTACCCCTTTTCTCCAAaagtatttcaaaagaaaacatttctatgTGCTACTTGATTTCCCTCTCACACCTGTGTAAACCAAATGCAATCCCATTGAAGTGAATGAAGTTATGCTGTTAGAAGAAAAAGCTTAAGCTCTTTGCATTTGAATAGATAACTTTGTGATTTAATAAGGACCACCTAAAGCCAGAGATTTAACCATCAGCAGTGTCACACTGAGCCCTTCATCCATGCAAAGCAGCTCAGGTGGTTCTCCACAGTTGACTTTATGTTTCTTTATCGAAGAGTTGAAACAACTGAGGCATGGAAAGTGGAATGGGCATAGAGGATCACGAAGCATGAACCACTAACTCTTCCTGAGAGGTGATCACTTCTATAGCACTTTGACATGACAATGTGTAAAGTCTCcactgctgtggttggggttgagTAGAAATACAGAGAACTTcagtcctcttgttctgcttgtCTTGGAGTGCTGCACTTACCTTCCTACAAATATCCAGAACTGAATCTCCCATGATAGAGGAATAAAAGTGATGGATACCAGTGTAAGATTTGATAATTTGTAAGTCATCTGGGCCTTTTCATTGTTGCACTTGATTGTAGATAACCTTGATCGAGAAATGGCTTCATAGAACTTGATTTGGCAATGTCTTGAACTGTTGACAATAAACCACTGAAGAACACATGGGCAATAGGATAATAGTCTGGTTCTGGCAGCATCCAACATGTGCAATACCTCATACAAAATGCTACCTTTCTTgatggaaaaaaggagaaaaatagatGAAACTTGTACCCACAGCAAGGGAAACGTACACTGAGGTTCTGTTTCCAGCtggtgctttttgttttgcctcAGGAAGAAAGGCCTGGGAAAGTCATCATAGCTTCCAAAACATGTACCCAACCGTTCTGGATACACTTATGGAAGAGCTGCCATGATTTTTGGTAGCACAAATACCTGCACACAGCATTGTTAGAGCAAGGTCTGGAAGCAGGGCATCGGTTAATGGGGAATCTGCCCTTAAAGCTCAGCGACTGAAGACTTGGAAGTTGAGATTTACCCAAACTATACCCCAAATTATACCCCTGAAAACAAGTTTAACGCCCACTGGTCTTCACTGCAACCATAAAGCGACACAGAAACATCCCTGCAGCAGTCCTTTCTGCAACCCAATTTATACTGATTTTTCCAAGAGTCCCACCACTAGTTTTACTTAGCAGCTGAGATGACAGACAAAACTTCCACTTTAGTGCCTCTTTCAGAGAACTCCTTCAGCTAAGTGCCCTCTGGGTTTTCCCACCTATTAAGtctctccttcccccacccccaacccccctgtttgtttttttggtttttttttgtttttctttttttcaggagaACGAAATGatgaaggaaaattaattttcgTTGCAATGCAATGAACTGTGAAAGAAACTTAGTTGTGGTCTGGAATGCAGACACCGCTGGCTACCTTCTCAGACCATGGCTAATCACACCACTGACAGACTGGAGCTCACCAGCTGAACTGTACGCATcagtgcagcctctgctgctgtgggctcAGAACTCCTCAGAGTGCTGCATAAGGGATGGTTGCTGACAGGAGATGAGGGAAAACTCATCTGGAGCCGTTCTATGCTACTAGTCACTGCAGTGGTGCTATTCAGCCATCTTTGAAATGCTTTGTTTGGTCCCTTCTTATTAATGTCTTGCTATAATTCTTTGACTTGCTTTTGCAGGATGATGGCTGGTATTTCCACAATAACACTGTGGAACATTACTCATACTAATCTCAGAAGCAGTGGGAAAAGCCTAAGTTGCCCATGCCCCTGTGCACTCCTGGTGACTCCAGCTGAGAGTACAGAGAGGAAAGACAGTTGTGGAATGTGTCCATGGAACGTGGCTATGAAACGCTCCGGGCTCAGCGCATTTCTACCACTCTCCTCCTTTGTGACAGCTTCGTGCAAACACTCAAATGGGAGACCTCTCAGCCTCTTGACAAGCTCTCATTGTTCTTCTTGCAGATGCCCGTGTTTGCATGTGGGTAAGGTACTTGTGTGTGAATATAAATGACATAGAATACCGATGGAAGTACCATCTCTCAGGTAGCATATTTCATTCCTTTCATCACGGATTAGGAACAGCCCAGCTAGAAGTGGTGACCCGTACCATATGCAAAATGATGAGTGACTGGTTGTCAAAAACAGTTCTAAAAAGCAAAAATCACCCCAGAAAGCTGAGCTGTGTGAACACAGGGTCTTGTGTAAATAATTGCAGAGAGCGGAAAACCCAACTCTGACCTGACCTGAACTCAAACTGTGGCTAGataatctgtgaatctgaagaTCTGTACCTGTCTTTGGCAAGTCAACTGATTGTTCTGCTCGAGGTGTGTTggcatttttaaattaaagggAACAGGAGACTGATGTGTAAGGATCAAGGAACAATACCAACATCTACACAAGTAACTGTATTAGCCATGAGGATAATATAATAGTTTTTGATGGGCAGGTGTCAGGTACATGTCCTCTCCACATCCATGCTTAGAGCAGGAGAGGGTTAAATTACACACTTGAAGGTTCCTGAGCTGGGTATATGGATCTGTTATGACCTTGTAACTGTGCCTCAAGCATGCTCTGGTCATCAGCTGCTGGCTCTTAACTTGCCTAAAGGACAGTAAGAAGGATTGCTAAAATTGACCCAGTACTTCCCCAGTGAGACCGCTCCATGAGTCCCCACTGCACCCACTGTATTTTACAGTCATGACTTGAAAGGCAGGTAATTAACATCTGCACCTTGTCTGTAGGCAATACAGCATCACAGGGGATAGCTTCTTGCTTCTACAAAGCTGCATTTGGGATGCCCCTTCACATAGGCACATAGAGTGCTAATAGAGGCAGTCTGCGAACCTGAGTTGTTACCAAACCAGGAGACCAACAACCCCAAGAGACAGGGGCAATGAAggctgtttgttttctgctttccctgtgaGTCCTACTGACTCTCTACAGTCTTTCAGGATGACCCTGTGGACTGAATGGTGCCCTTACACTGGCTGTAGGACCTGAGGAGTATCACTGTTACACACCCTCATGCCTGCTGTGGCAATGCACACCTGTGAccaaagcctcctcttctcaatGAATGACTTGGCCTTGCTACCAGCTGAACTCATGAGGTTATGGCATTAGTTATTCTCCTAACTGTTGCAATTCCTCCCtgagaaagcaaaattaatCATACCAGGTCTGAGATTCCCCAGAGAAAGGGCAGTGTTTTGTACACGTGACTTTAAACTCATTCCTTCCACCTTGTGGTGATTTGTCATCTGTGATCCTCCATGATTCATGGCATCCAGGAGACATCATTTTCTGGGATGTAAGAGCATGATTTCCTCATCAGTTACTGACTGTGATTGTAAGTACCTCGTCTGCTTTATCTAGGATGTGGCTAAAGGCTGTCAAGGAGTGAAACAGGGAG
It encodes:
- the LOC128979118 gene encoding serine/arginine repetitive matrix protein 1-like — its product is MRGPAAPGDPPARQRACLLFGGAGCFLGGVGCGSWLGSDAVRSLRSGCEGSESGEGQNEKQRTSSRAESGRTAPPASNGAQTRAAAAAPPQPSTQRRQRNRTPYRHAHAKPPQKPPRPPHAPAAAAPSRRNGDPRTANANRAPAARTAPRRTSARTAPAQRRPPATPPATAPPGPRPPANTGRKPTPTAPRATKPAQPPAQNRPRNGGHKCHRRSRAAPKKKPAPARNAKTTRDSRKKAEERAQEQQAGPAPARRANRRKTSPGFRKAPTAAPPVPAPSNRKHPAQPPPTQQATHACAPRKQSGGGARCRTPAADTAGKSRRRAPAPPLAPPVTTAARGPPKPPAAGGRSKNQTSGHTKQTREKEEREGDHNLPKAGFGSKQPSKQQSRIAPKPPAPAVRSPARTPIRKRETQTKERQKRREDRRFLPLGNDSQGNVFPSRINEPGVVWKKMNLC